The Hymenobacter chitinivorans DSM 11115 genome segment CCACGGAGCAGTAGGCGCTAAATAATACGGTGCAAAAAGCCCGGCTGCAGTTCATGCGGCCGGGCTTTTTTCGTGCATACATATTCGTGTTTTCAGGGCGTTACCGCCGTCGAGTCGGGTCTGATTTGCAGGCTCAGGATTTGGGCCCCGAGGGCCGGGAGTCCGAGCCGGGGCTGGGCGTGATGCCGGCGTAGGAACTCGGTAACGGCCGGGTTAGCTGGGGTGGCCGGGTTCAGGTCGAACAGCATCAGCACCGGCCGGCTGGTGCGCAGGGGCTGGTGAGCAAACAGCGAGTCGGCGTCCAGAATGATGTGGCCGGCCAGCCGGGCCGCTATTTCCACCCGCTTATTGTAGTAATTGCGCCCAAACAGCACCGGGGCGCCGGGCTGCACCGTGCGCAGCAGGCTGTCGAGGCGGCGCACGTCGGCGGGCTGGCCGGGCCGCTGGTCCATCGAAAAGTTGGGTTGCTGCACCACGAGCTGGGCCGTGCGCCGGTCCCGCGTGACGAGGGACAGCAGCAGCGAAGCGCCCAGCAGCCCCAGGCCCAGCCCCCGCAGCCCCACCGGCAGCCGGGGCGAACGGGCCAGCACCAGTACCAGCAGCATAGCTGACACGCTCAGAAAAGCCGGCAGAAAATACCGGGTATCGGCCACGTAAGTCCACACGCCGCCCGCAAACCAGCCCACCAGCGCCGCCGGATACCGCAGCGACAACGCCACCAGCAGCCCCGCGCAGAGCCCGGCCGTGCCCAGCAACAGCAGGTGCAACAGCAGGCGGCGCGTGGGCCAGAGCCGGCCGCGCCGCCGCGCCGCGCCTACTTCACGGGTTAGTCCCAGACTCAGTAGCCCGGCTACCAAAACTGAAACAGCCACTACGGCCACCGTGCGCACCACCGCGCCCTGGGGCAGGCGGCTGTAGTCCAGCTCATTCGAGAAAAAGCTGTGGTACAACACCGGGTCGAGCTGGAGCAAATGGTGCCAATACAGGCCCAGCGTGGCACGGGTGCTGGGTTCGGTGGTGAGCTGGGTGTAAAACTGGGTGATATAATACGCGTCGCCGGCCACCCGGGCCTGGTACACCAGCAGGCCGCCCACCAGCAGCGTCAGCAGCCCCAAGGCCGCCAGGGCCGGGCGGCGCAGGGCCGGCCGCCAGCGCCAACCGAAAATCAGCAGCGTGAGCGGTAGAAAAAAGGCCAGCGGGTAGTAGGCAAACCGCATCAGGCAGGCCCCAAACCCCAGGCCGCTCATCAGCAAAGCTGCCGCGTAGCCTCCCGACTTACGCCGGGCCGCCGCGGGTCGGGTGAGCAGGTGCAGCAGCAGGGCCAACCCGCCCGAGTACAGGGCCAGGGCCAGCAAATCGGTGCCGAAGAGCAGGTGAAACGGCGCGTTGCTCAGGCCCCAGAATAGGAAAAAGGCCGCCGGGGCCCAGGGTGCCAGCGTGCCGCGCAAGGGCTTAAGCAAATACCACCAGGCCAGCAGCAAGCCCAGCAGCCCGGCCCAGTGCATGATTTGGGTGGCCAGCAGCACGCTCGGGGAGAGTTGGAGCAGGCAGGCCATCAGCCAGGCGTAGCCGGGGGGCCACAGGTTCAGGGGCTCGAATACGGGCTGGGACAAGTCCTGCCAATTGACCCGCGCCAAGCTCACCCCGTGCCCGCGCAGCAGGTTAACGGCGCTTTCGGTTTGGGTCTGCATGTCGCGCGTGAGCTGGGGCATGGCCAGCTCGTGGGCCCAGCGCAGCAGCACGGCCAGCCCGAAAGCCAGACGGTTGAGCAGATTCCAGGGCAGCTTAGAAATCATGGGAGCAGCAATACGACACGACCGAAGGTAGCAGCCCGCCGGCCGTCGGCCCAAATGCTCCTGCCAGGAATACGTCGGCGTGGGTAGCCGCCAGAAACCAACACCTACTTATCCCCGAATAAGCGCGCACAAACCGGGGCGAAGGAGCTGGATGAGTTGTCACAAAAAAATGAACCACGGATAAGTTTGTGACGCCTTTTGTCACAACATAGTTGGAGAAGGATAAAACTGTGACAAGCAGCATCGTCGACAAAACTCGGGGCTAAAAATCGGTGGCGGCAGCTTCCGGACGGGTTTTTCCGTAAGCTCAGCTATCCTCATTATTCCGTTCTGCTATGCCCGCCAAAAAAGCATCGGCTTCCGCCAAAGCTCCCGCCCCGAAGAAAACGGCCGCCCCCAAACCCGAAAAACGCCCCACGGCCAAGGATATGAAAGCCGAAAAGCTGCCCTACCCGGCCAAGCAGGCCGATATGCAGCAGCAGCCCGACACCGACTTTGCCAACTACAAAGCCGCCGGTAAGCTGGAAGGTAAAATTGCCCTCGTCACCGGCGCCGACTCCGGCATCGGGCGGGCCGTAGCCATTGCCTTTGCCCTGGAAGGCGCCGACGTGGCCGTGCTCTACAACGAAAACGACGTCGACGCCGAGGAAACCAAGCGGCAGGTGGAAAAGCGCAAGCGCCGCTGCATCCTGCTCAAGCTCGACGTGCGCGACCCGGAACAGTGCCGGCAGGCCGTGCGCCGCACCCTGGCCGAGCTGGGCGGGCTGAACATTCTGGTCAACAACGCCGCGTTTCAGATGGCTCAGGAGAAGTTCGAGGACATTCCCGAGGAGCAAATCCGCCGCACCTTCGACACCAACATTCTGGGCTACATCTGGATGGCCCAGTCGGCCCTGCCCCACCTGCAGGCCGGCGACTCTATCATCAACACCGGCAGCATCGTGGGCCTCACCGGCAACCCGCTGCTGATTGATTACACGGCCAGCAAGTCGGCCATTCACGCCTTCACCAAGAGCCTGGCCACCCACCTGGGCGAGCGGAACATCCGGGTCAACTGCGTGGTGCCCGGCCCGGTCTGGACGCCCAACATCCCGGCCACCATGCCGGCCGAGGAAATCGAGAAGTTCGGCTACGAAGTGGCGTTGCAGCGCCCCGGCCAGCCCGAAGAGTTGGCCCCGGCTTACGTGCTGCTAGCCTCCCAGGATGGCTCCTTCATGACCGGCAGCCTGGTCCACGTCACCGGCGGCAAGCTCTCCAGCGACCAGTAAAAAAGGACGCAAAAACGCCGAATGGCACTCTCAAGCATAAAACTAGAACGTCATGTCGAGCCCAAGCGAGACATCTCGCGTGCTGACGTTGTTGGACAAAGAAGGTCATGCTGAGCGGAGTCGAAGCATCTCTCCTGCAATGCTGATTAATAACCACGGCGGTAGAGATGCTTCGACTCCGCTCAGCATGACAGATACTATAGCACGCGAGATGTCTCCCGCTGGTCGACATGACGTTCTAGTTTTATGATACTAAACAAAAGCGCCGCTTCCAGTCCGGAAGCGGCGCTTTTGTTTAGCCTTAGCTATGGTTACTCCACCACAATCCGGCGGCCGGTGGTCTGGCCTTCGGTGGTGAGGCGGAGCAGGTAGATGCCTTTGGCCAGGCCCTGCAGGTTGAGGGGGTGCTGGGTGGCGGGAGCGTCGTGGCGTACCGTCTGCTGGAGCACGGGGCGGCCCAGGGCGTCGAGCAGCTGGGCTGAAATCGTGCGGGCCGGGCCTTCCACCTGGAGCGTTACCGTACCGTGGGCGGGGTTGGGGTAGCACGAAATGCTCAAATCGCGCAGGGCGGCCACGGTAGCGTCGGGGCCTGAGATGTTGAGGCGCACGGTGGTAGCCGGACTCACGCAGGCATTCAGCGAGTCAACCACGTAGTAGGTGTAGGTGCCCACGGCGGTGCGGCCGGTGGCGTAGCTGGGGCCGGCAAACAAACGCTGGGTCAGGGCTGCATCGTTGTACCATACGGCCGTGCCACCCGCAGCCGTGGTTGCCGTCAGGTTGGGAATGGTCTGGTTCAGGAACCCGAACTTATTGGGCGCCGTGGGTGCCAGGCGGGCCGTAGCCGTAAATTCGTCGGCTCCGATATCGGGCGTGCTGGTATTGCGCACGTTGTTGTCGATGTCCAGCGTCACGCCGGCTACGGCGCGGGCTTTGCCGTCGAGGTTGCAGTTAGAATCCGTGGACAGGTGCAGGTCGCCGGCCGTGGTCAGGGTGAAGACCGGGTTGGCCAGCAGGCTGCTGGCGTCCTGGACGGTGGCGGCGCGCAGGGCGGCCAGGGTGGTGCGCTCGGCCCCGTTGAGGTAAGCCAGCTTGGCCGTAGCACCTTGCGTCGAGTAGGCGTTATTGTCAATCAGGGTGAAGGGTGAGGTAGTGCCCGCCGCGTACACGGCGTAGGTGCGGCCCCCGGTGGGCGTGGCCGTCTGCTGATTGACCAGGATGTTATTGACCAGCGACACGTCGGTTACGCCGCTGGCCACCGTGACGGCGCCGGTGGTGGGCGTCGTGCCCGAAACAATATTGCCGGTGAGGCGAATCGTGTTGAAGCCCAGCTTGTAGCCTCCGCCCGTCGACATATACACGCCCTGGGGGGTGAAGGAAATACCATCGTCGCCGGAGCTCAGGATATCCGAAATCATGTTGTTGACCACCGCTACGTTGGCCGCCGCGCCGGAAGCCGAGAGGCGGATGCCGTAGGCCCCGTAGCTGTCGGAAATACCGGTGCCCGTGTGCACGATGTCGCGAATCTGGTTGGCGGCAATAACCCCGTCGACCGAAGTAGTGCCCACCACGATGCCGGCCACCGAGGGGCTAACGGCCCGGGTGATGCCAGTGATGGTGTTGTTGTTGACGGCAAAACCCTGGGTGGCCGTTATTACAATGCCGCTGGTCCCAATCTTGTCGGCCGCGGTAGTGGTGCTGCCGATGGTGTTGCCGGCGGCCGTGAAGTTGACGCAGTTGGACTGGGCCTGAATACCGGTGCTGGTGCGGGTGATGAGGCAGCCCCGTACGGTGCCATTAGTAGCCCCGCTGAAGGCCACGCCGTAAGCCGTAGCCGAGCTGCTGCCCTGAATGCTGAGGCCACGCAAGGTTACGTCGCGGCCCGTTACAAATATGCCACCGCTGCTGGCGGCCGTGCCGGCGTTGGTCAGGGCCAGGCTGCCGCTGTTGCCAACGGGCGAGAGACCTTCCAGCGTCACGTAGCTGGCATCGATGATGAACAGCGGAGTGGTAGCGTTGGCGGCCAGCGTCACGGCGCGCAGGGCGGCGGGCCGGATGGTAATGGCGTTGGTGGCGCTGCTGCCGGTATTAGCGCTGAGCGTCAGCGGGTAAGTTTCGGTGGGGTAGGAGGCATCCTGCAGCACCAGGGTCAGGGCCCCGCCCAACTCCTTGCTGTTCAGGTCGGCCACGGCGGCCGTGAGCGTGGGGTAGTCGGCGGTGGCGGCGGTGCCCACGGTTTTGATGCCGCTCAACAGGCCCAGAATCTTGTAGGCGCTGGGCTTGGTGGGGGCACTGGTAATGCTGGCCACCGAAGTAGCCGCGAAGCCGGCCCCGGGCGAAGCGCTAACGTTGGGCGTAGCGGCCAAATCCTGGGCCGTAACGAAATACTGGATGGAGTCGCCGGGGGCGGGCACGCTGCGCAGCTTGCTCACGTCGAGCGTGAAAATGTAGCTGGTCGTGGGGGCCGGGCCGGGCGCTACCCATTTCCAGCCGTTGCCGGTGGCGTCGTTGGGCTCGGTGAAGACGTTGGCGTCGGTTTTCTTTTTGTAGTACAGGCGCGGGCCGGTGGTAGCGCCGGAAGCCACGCCGCTGGGGTCCGTAATGACTACGCTCAGGCTGCGGTTGCCGGCACTGGCCGTGCTGGGCAGGGGCTGGTAGGCAATGCTGGGGCCCGTAATATCAATCACCTGGAAGCTGCCTTCGTCGGCGCCGAGGTCGGGGGTGGCCACGGTGCGGGCGGCGTTGTCGATATCCGTGGGCACGGGTAGCGGCGAATTCACCAGGCTCTGGCCACTGCTTTCGGCTTGGGTGGCGGCCCCGGCCTGCAGGTGCGGGTCGGTCAGCGGATTCACGAAGGGTACGTTCTCCGTCACGGCGCTCTGGTCGGCCGGGGCGGCCCGCAGCTTGTACTGGGCCAGGGTCTGGTCGACGGCCGGCGTGGTGGCCACCCCGTAGAAAATCGGCTTTTCGGCCGCCGGCGTGCCGGCGTAGAACAGGTTGTTGTTGGATGCCGCGGCCAGGTTGGTCAGCACGGCGGTGCTTTTGAAGAAAGCCGCGGCCACCCCGCCCCCGCCGCTGGGCAGGGTTATCAGGTTGACGAAGATGTTGTTGCGCAGGTCAACCGGCGGGGTGCCCGAAATGTAAAAGGCCCCGCTTTTGTTGCTGGCCGCCGTGGGCGCGCCGGTGAGCACCACCGTATTGTGGTAGCAGTAGTTGTTGGTGCCGCCGCGGAAGCTCAGGGCCCGCACCGAGGTACCGGCCGTGCTGGCCAGGGCCCGGATGTCGTAGACGAAGTTGTTGTAGACGTTGTTGGTCGTGCCGGCCGTAATGTCCATGCCCGAGGCGAAGCCCGTGGCGCCCGTGGCGGCAATGTCGTAGGTGTAGTTGCGGTAAATGCTGTGCGTCAAGCCGCTGTTGACGTAGATGCCCTGGGCCGCGCCCGAGCTGTTGGTGGCCGTCAGGGCGTGCACCCGGTTGTCGAAGATGTCGGCCGTGTTGCCCGTGCCCGTCGAGTAGATACCGTACACCGAGCTGGTGCCCGTGAGCCCCGAAACCTCGGTGCTGCCCACTTTGGCGGCCGTCTGGCTGCGCAAATAAATACCGTAGACGACGCCCGTGGGCACGTTGGCCGCCCCGGCCCCGATGGTCAGCACCCGGCTGGGCGCCCCGCCCGCCAGCATCCCGATTTCGTTGCCGTTGTCGTAGTTGGTGCTGCCCGCGTCGAGGTTGTAGCCGTAGAAGCAGTCCTGAATCGTGTTCGAGAGGAAGCGGTTCAGGTTGTTGTTGCCGTCCTGCATAAACACCCCGGAGGTTTTGGTCGTGTTGGCCCGGTTCAAATCCACGGTGCTGTTCTGCACCAGGTTGTTGGTGGCCCCGTTTTTCAGCCAGAACCCGTACTCCAGCTGCTGGGCGGCCGTAGTGTTGGTGGCCGCGTCCACCACGTCAATGCCGTTGATGGTCACGTAGTCGGCCCCGTCGAGGGTAAGGCCGGCGTCGGTGGCGCCCGTGCCCACGCCCTGGAGCTTGGGGTTGGCGCCGGAGCCGTCCTTAAGGAAGATAATCCGGCCCGTGGCCGTGCCGCTCACGGTAATGGCCGGGGCAATTTCGGCAAAGACGGCCCCGCTTTTCACCTGGAACAATACCCCGTCGGCACCCACGCCGCCGGCGTTGAGGGCGGTAATGGCGGCCGTGAAAGTCGGGTAGTTGCTCGGGCCCGAACCCGCCGGATCAATGGTTTTGGTGCCGCTGAGCTGGGCGGCGGCCGGGTGAGCCAGTCCCAAAGCCAGCAGTGAGTAAAGAAGTTGTTTCATACGCAATATGTGAGGTGCCACAGGTGGTAGTAAATCCTGTTCAAGGTAGACAAAACCTGGCGTAGTGTTGCCCTTCTACTATATAGAAAGGGCGCAGAACAAGCCGCGGCTTCCGCCGCCAACCTCGCTGCCCCGGGCTGGCTGGTGCGGCCTAACGGGCTGATTATTTTGTGAATCGGGCGGACAAAATGCCCGGCCGGCGGTTAATCAGGCAATCCGGAGCTCAACGGCAATAACCTTATGGATGCTTAGCTCGTCAGTAACGTATCATTTATGGCTTCCCCTTTCGACATGGCTTTCTCTCCTTACCCGCCGGGCTCGGTGCGCGCCCTGCTGGCCACCGACCTCGTGACCGAAGCCACCCGCACCGCCCTGCAGGCCCGCCTCGACGCGCCCGAGTACGAGCCCCAGTTCTTCGACGCGGGCACCTACGAGCTGCTGCGCATGGTGGCGGCCCGCCTGTTTCCGCAGCCCGACCGGGAAGTCCCCATCGAGCTGGCTTCGGCCATCGACCAGCGCCTGCTCACCGGCGGCTCCGACGGCTGGCGCTACGACGTGCTGCCCCCCGACCGGGAAGCCTACCGCCTGGGGTTGGGCGGCATTCGGGAAAGCGCCAAACTGCTCTATGAGAAGGAATTCGAAGACCTGACCGGCCCGCAGCAGGACGCCGTGCTCCAGGCCGTGCAAGACGAAACCGCGCCGGGCAGCATCTGGCAAAAAGTATCGGCCAACCGCTTCTTCGAGGAGCTGCTGGCCGAGCTGACCGAAAACTACTATGCCCACCCCCTGGCCCAGGAGGAAATCGGCTACGCAGGCATGGCCGACGCGCCCGGCTGGACGAAAATTACCCTCAACGAAAAAGAAGCCCGGGAGCCGGAAGAGCTGTGAATGAGTGAAGTGGCGAATGAGTGAAGTAGCCTATGGCGCGGCACCGAACCGGTTGAACCTGACTCTTCACTTATTCACCAATCTAGCTCATTCACTCATTCACTATTTTACTCATTCACCGTTATGCCCGACGAAGAAACCCTGGAAGAAGGCGTGTTGAACCCGGTTAAGCCCGAAATTCAGGACCCGCTGCTGCTAAGTCTGCTGGCTGATACGCCGGTGCTGGCATCGGCCATTGTGCCCGAGCCCGCGCCTTTGGAAATCCCCGTGCCGGCCGAAACCGTGGACTGCATCGTCATCGGGACCGGGGCGGGTGGGGCGCCGCTGCTGGCCCGCCTGGCTATGGCCGGCCTGAAGGTGGTAGCCCTGGAAGCCGGCCCCTGGCACGACCCCAAAAAGGACTTTGCCACCGACGAAAAAGCCCAGGAGTTCCTGTTCTGGAACGACGAGCGGCTCTCGGCCGGCCACGACCCGGTGGCCTTCGGCAAAAACAACTCCGGCACCGGCGTGGGCGGCTCCACGCTGCACTACACGGCCTACACGCCCCGCCCTCAGCCCGAAGACCTGCACCTGCACCGCGACTTCGGCGTGGGCCAGGACTGGCCCTTCGGCTACGAGGAGCTGGAGCCTTACTTCGAGGAGCTGGAGCAGTTTCTGGGTATTTCCGGCCCCACGCCGTATCCGTGGGGGCCGGCCCGCCGCAAAGGCTACCCGCTGGCGCCGCTGCCGCTCAATGGCGCCGCCCAGCTCATGCAACGCGGCTGTGAGGTAATGGGCATCAAAACCTCGCCGGCGGCCAATGCGGCGCTGTCGGCGCGCTACTACCAGGAGGGTGTGGGCTGGCGCGAGGCCTGCACCAACCGCGGCTTCTGCCAGGCTGGCTGCAGCACCGGGGCCAAGGCCAGCATGGACGTGACCTTCCTGCCCCTGGCCGCCGCCCACGGCGCCGATATCCGGCCCGGCTGCTACGTCACGGAAATCGAGCGGGACGAGACGGGCAAAATCACCGGGGTAGTGTACCAGCAGAACGGGCAGGAGCAGCGCCTGCGCTGCCGCCATTTGTTCTTGTGCGCCGGCGCGGTGGAAACGCCGCGGCTGCTCTTGCTCAACGAGCTGGCTTTGAGCAGCGGGCACGTGGGGCGCAACTTCATGGCCCACCCCGGCGTGCAGGTGTTTGGCACCTTTGCCGAGGAAATCCGGCCCTTCAAGGGCATTCCCGGCTCCCTGATTTCCCAGGATACCTTCCGGCCCAAAGACGCGGATTTTGCGGGTGGTTACCTTTTGCAAAGCATTGGCATAATGCCCGTTACGTTTGCCGGGCAGGTGGCCCGGGGCCGCAAACTGTGGGGCGAGCCGCTGCGCCAGTACATGCAGAACTACAACCACATTGCCGGCATCAACATCCTGGGCGACTGCCTGCCCCACGCCGACAACTTCCTGGAACTGGCCGAGGAAAAAGACGCCCGCGGCCTGCCCAAGCCCCGCCTGCACTTCACCAACCACGACAACGAAATCCGGATGAACGCCCACGCCGAAAAGCTGATGCGGCAGATCTGGGAAGCCGCCGGCGCCACCGATATCTGGGCCTTTCCCCGCTCGGCCCACGTCATTGGCACGGCCCGCATGGGCCTCTCGGGCGACGACGCGGTGGTGGACGCCAACGGCAAAGCCTTCGACGTGCCCAACCTCTATATCTGCGACAACTCGGTATTCCCCAGCGCCCTGAGCGTGAACCCCGCCCTGACCATCATGGCCCTGGCCCTGCGCACCGCCGATAAATTCCTGGAAAGCCAGAAGTAATAGAACGACACTCCCCTCCTTCCTTTAAATTCCGCGCATCAAGCGGCGTGGGTGCCCGAAGGGCGGGGTGGTTAATCGTTGCTTAGTTGCAAAACGGCCATTAACGTCAAACAATTTATCCTTCAAGGGTTTATCAAACCAAGTACTGTCAATCTAAACGACATCCGCTTAAACAACACCAGCAACGATTGACCACCCCGCCCTGCGGGCACCCCGCCTTAAAGGAAGGAGGGGAGTGTCGTTCTACTAGAATCCTATGGCCAAAGACTTTTTGAAGCATATCAAAGCCCGGTTCGGGGAAGGCAACTACGCCGGCGACGAATTCGGCGGGGCCGGGGGGCGCGACGGTAGCGGCCTGCCCACCGGGGAGCCCGGCAACTTCATGTTTGCCACCGGCATCGAGTGCTCGTACCCTACCATCGACCACGGCAAAACCCGCCGCGACCTGCTGGCCGAGTGCGGGCACTACGACCGGTGGAAAGAGGATTTGGCCCTGGTGAAAGATATGGGCCTGAAGGTGTTGCGCTACGGGCTGCCGTACTACAGCATCCACCAGGGCCCGGGCAAGTACGACTGGGAGTTTGCCGACCTGGTAATGGCCGAGATGCAGCGCCTGGAAATCACCCCGATTCTGGATTTGCTCCACTTCGGGGTGCCCGACTGGCTCGGCGACTTCCAGAATCCCGAGCTGCCCGTGTACTTCGCCGAGTACGCCGAAGCCGTGGCCCGGCGCTACCCCTGGGTGCGCTACTACACGCCCGTCAACGAGATTTTCGTCACGGCCCGCATGAGCGCCAAAGACGGCATCTGGAACGAGCAGCTCAAGTCGGACCAGGGCTTTGTCACGGCCATCAAGCACCTGGTGGCGGCCAGCATCATGGCCAACCAGCAGATTGCCCAGGTGCGGCCCGACTGCATCATCGTGCAAAGCGAGTCGGCCGAGTACATCCACGAGCTGCGCGCCAACCCCTGCGCCCGGATCAAGCTGGAAAACAAGCTGCGCTTCCTGGCCCTGGACCTGCTCTACGCCCGCCACCCCGACGCCGACGTGCTCAACTACCTCTACGATAATGGCATGACCCGCCAGGAGTACGACTGGTTTATGGCCGGGGAGCCGCCGGGCTACCAGGTGATGGGTAATGACTACTACGGCCGCAACGAGCGAATCATTCTGCCCAACGGCGAGGAATGCACCAGCATGGACGTGCTGGGCTGGTACAACATCACCCACGAGTACTACCTGCGCTACCGCAAGCCGGTGATG includes the following:
- a CDS encoding SDR family oxidoreductase, with protein sequence MKAEKLPYPAKQADMQQQPDTDFANYKAAGKLEGKIALVTGADSGIGRAVAIAFALEGADVAVLYNENDVDAEETKRQVEKRKRRCILLKLDVRDPEQCRQAVRRTLAELGGLNILVNNAAFQMAQEKFEDIPEEQIRRTFDTNILGYIWMAQSALPHLQAGDSIINTGSIVGLTGNPLLIDYTASKSAIHAFTKSLATHLGERNIRVNCVVPGPVWTPNIPATMPAEEIEKFGYEVALQRPGQPEELAPAYVLLASQDGSFMTGSLVHVTGGKLSSDQ
- a CDS encoding T9SS type A sorting domain-containing protein, with amino-acid sequence MKQLLYSLLALGLAHPAAAQLSGTKTIDPAGSGPSNYPTFTAAITALNAGGVGADGVLFQVKSGAVFAEIAPAITVSGTATGRIIFLKDGSGANPKLQGVGTGATDAGLTLDGADYVTINGIDVVDAATNTTAAQQLEYGFWLKNGATNNLVQNSTVDLNRANTTKTSGVFMQDGNNNLNRFLSNTIQDCFYGYNLDAGSTNYDNGNEIGMLAGGAPSRVLTIGAGAANVPTGVVYGIYLRSQTAAKVGSTEVSGLTGTSSVYGIYSTGTGNTADIFDNRVHALTATNSSGAAQGIYVNSGLTHSIYRNYTYDIAATGATGFASGMDITAGTTNNVYNNFVYDIRALASTAGTSVRALSFRGGTNNYCYHNTVVLTGAPTAASNKSGAFYISGTPPVDLRNNIFVNLITLPSGGGGVAAAFFKSTAVLTNLAAASNNNLFYAGTPAAEKPIFYGVATTPAVDQTLAQYKLRAAPADQSAVTENVPFVNPLTDPHLQAGAATQAESSGQSLVNSPLPVPTDIDNAARTVATPDLGADEGSFQVIDITGPSIAYQPLPSTASAGNRSLSVVITDPSGVASGATTGPRLYYKKKTDANVFTEPNDATGNGWKWVAPGPAPTTSYIFTLDVSKLRSVPAPGDSIQYFVTAQDLAATPNVSASPGAGFAATSVASITSAPTKPSAYKILGLLSGIKTVGTAATADYPTLTAAVADLNSKELGGALTLVLQDASYPTETYPLTLSANTGSSATNAITIRPAALRAVTLAANATTPLFIIDASYVTLEGLSPVGNSGSLALTNAGTAASSGGIFVTGRDVTLRGLSIQGSSSATAYGVAFSGATNGTVRGCLITRTSTGIQAQSNCVNFTAAGNTIGSTTTAADKIGTSGIVITATQGFAVNNNTITGITRAVSPSVAGIVVGTTSVDGVIAANQIRDIVHTGTGISDSYGAYGIRLSASGAAANVAVVNNMISDILSSGDDGISFTPQGVYMSTGGGYKLGFNTIRLTGNIVSGTTPTTGAVTVASGVTDVSLVNNILVNQQTATPTGGRTYAVYAAGTTSPFTLIDNNAYSTQGATAKLAYLNGAERTTLAALRAATVQDASSLLANPVFTLTTAGDLHLSTDSNCNLDGKARAVAGVTLDIDNNVRNTSTPDIGADEFTATARLAPTAPNKFGFLNQTIPNLTATTAAGGTAVWYNDAALTQRLFAGPSYATGRTAVGTYTYYVVDSLNACVSPATTVRLNISGPDATVAALRDLSISCYPNPAHGTVTLQVEGPARTISAQLLDALGRPVLQQTVRHDAPATQHPLNLQGLAKGIYLLRLTTEGQTTGRRIVVE
- a CDS encoding gluconate 2-dehydrogenase subunit 3 family protein, whose amino-acid sequence is MAFSPYPPGSVRALLATDLVTEATRTALQARLDAPEYEPQFFDAGTYELLRMVAARLFPQPDREVPIELASAIDQRLLTGGSDGWRYDVLPPDREAYRLGLGGIRESAKLLYEKEFEDLTGPQQDAVLQAVQDETAPGSIWQKVSANRFFEELLAELTENYYAHPLAQEEIGYAGMADAPGWTKITLNEKEAREPEEL
- a CDS encoding GMC family oxidoreductase, translated to MPDEETLEEGVLNPVKPEIQDPLLLSLLADTPVLASAIVPEPAPLEIPVPAETVDCIVIGTGAGGAPLLARLAMAGLKVVALEAGPWHDPKKDFATDEKAQEFLFWNDERLSAGHDPVAFGKNNSGTGVGGSTLHYTAYTPRPQPEDLHLHRDFGVGQDWPFGYEELEPYFEELEQFLGISGPTPYPWGPARRKGYPLAPLPLNGAAQLMQRGCEVMGIKTSPAANAALSARYYQEGVGWREACTNRGFCQAGCSTGAKASMDVTFLPLAAAHGADIRPGCYVTEIERDETGKITGVVYQQNGQEQRLRCRHLFLCAGAVETPRLLLLNELALSSGHVGRNFMAHPGVQVFGTFAEEIRPFKGIPGSLISQDTFRPKDADFAGGYLLQSIGIMPVTFAGQVARGRKLWGEPLRQYMQNYNHIAGINILGDCLPHADNFLELAEEKDARGLPKPRLHFTNHDNEIRMNAHAEKLMRQIWEAAGATDIWAFPRSAHVIGTARMGLSGDDAVVDANGKAFDVPNLYICDNSVFPSALSVNPALTIMALALRTADKFLESQK
- a CDS encoding family 1 glycosylhydrolase, whose translation is MAKDFLKHIKARFGEGNYAGDEFGGAGGRDGSGLPTGEPGNFMFATGIECSYPTIDHGKTRRDLLAECGHYDRWKEDLALVKDMGLKVLRYGLPYYSIHQGPGKYDWEFADLVMAEMQRLEITPILDLLHFGVPDWLGDFQNPELPVYFAEYAEAVARRYPWVRYYTPVNEIFVTARMSAKDGIWNEQLKSDQGFVTAIKHLVAASIMANQQIAQVRPDCIIVQSESAEYIHELRANPCARIKLENKLRFLALDLLYARHPDADVLNYLYDNGMTRQEYDWFMAGEPPGYQVMGNDYYGRNERIILPNGEECTSMDVLGWYNITHEYYLRYRKPVMHTETNVFNAHDAPTWLWKQWVNILRMREEGIPVLGFTWYSLIDQVDWDIGLAQKIGKVNACGLYDLDRKPRKVSEAYRQLLQEYGQITIVPHGEMFQVTKQPATLKVEV